The genomic region TTCATCATGATCTTTCTTTGCAGGGTTCTTCTTGGACCAGAGTGTGTGGGCACACGTGGGTGAGTCCTTCCCCAAATGATGGGTTGCCATCTTCACCCCAATACAAGTGAATTTTCCGGAAATGGGAGGGAGGCAGCACAGAGGGTGGGCTGATGGGCTGACCATGGGAAGGCCTGGGGGGAGTCTCTCATGAACTAGTAAGAGGAGATCCTGGGAGTCTCTCATGAACTAGTAAGAGGAGATCCTGGGAGTCTCTCATGAACTAGTAAGAGGAGATCCTGGGAGTCTCTCATGAACTAGTAAGAGGAGATCCTGGTATGCTCAGCCCTCTGTTTTGTCTTAGCCCTCCCCAGCCTTTCTTCCCCATGGCTGAGTTGAGCTctgtgtggcccaggcgggaTACTGAGGTGCTCAAAGCTGGGGTGTGTGGGGGGATGTGGTGTCACCGACAGAGGAGGGAAGGGTAGCAGTGTTAGGAACAGCAGGTCCTCTGAGCACAAGAGGGTAACTCACACCCTCCAGCGTTTCCATGACGGTAGGGGCTGCAGTGTGGCTGCTGTCATTCTGCCAGAAGAGGTGGGGGAACCACAGCCACGACCCTGCCATTCCAAATCCTCTGATGGAGCTCAGTTGTTTATTGTGGTTCAGGCATTAGCTAATATTCCATTCACAAAGGTCATACCCTCCACCCCATGTCTACTTTGTGTTGTTTGGTGTAACTAATCTTGCAGTATTAAAATCTAGTAAGAGTCCCTTACTCAGCACCTGCTCAGTTCTCAACTGACACTTTTGTTGTAGGGAGACGCCACGTCTATGCGGGATGGGTCCTTCCTGTAGCCCCAGGCACCCAGGTGTGGTAGGAGCCttagaaagaagaaatggggagaaTCTTCTGagcacagggagggaggggcagctCAACATACTCCTCTCTGAGGCGGCATCTCCTTCTCCCCAAGGTGGTCAGGACAAGCCCTTCTGCTCTGCCTGGCCCAGCGCTGTGGTGCCTCAAGGAGGACACGTGACTCTTCGGTGTCACTATCGTCGTGGGTTTAACATCTTCACGCTGTACAAGAAAGATGGGGTCCCTGTCCCTGAGCTCTACAACAGAATATTCTGGAACAGTTTCCTCATTAGCCCTGTGACCCCAGCACACGCAGGGACCTACAGATGTCGAGGTTTTCACCCGCACTCCCCCACTGAGTGGTCGGCACCCAGCAACCCCCTGGTGATCATGGTCACAGGTCAGAGGGCTCCTGTCTGGGCTTCTCCTTGTCCCACCTCCTGAGTCCCAGAGCTTCTGGTGGGGGTGTCCACCAGAGTCCGATCATCCAGGCCCCAACTATATTTGGGGTAAAGGGGGATTGAATACAGGGGAATGGGTGCTGTGTTGGAAAGAATAACTGTCCCCATCAATGGCCACATTGTAATCCTTGGAGCCTGTGACTATGTTATAGGGCAGGGGACTGAAGGGGAAGATGGAGCTCAGGTTGTTGATGAGTtgaccttgagatggggagatggcCTGGACTCTCCCACTGGgctcagtgtaatcacaagggtccatatgagtggagaaggaagaggagaatgggGATTAGAGCAGCATCGTGGGATACTCCACCAGCCACTGTgggctttgaaggtggaggaagaCCACGAGCCACGAAGGGGCTGGAGAAATCAATGGAACTGATTCTCCCGAGTCTCCAGAGGGAATGCAGCCCTGCAGATGCCTTGATTGTAGCCCAGGAAGAACAGGGTCTGATTTCTGTCTCCAGAAGTGGAAGGGGTCAGTGTGTTCTCTCCTGTCGCCATGTTTGTGATAATTTTCTCCAGCAACAACAGGAAACCAACACAGGAACCCAGGTGAAGGACAAGTTAAAAAACCAAACAAGAAGGTTGGCTACCCTGAGATCAGCAAGGGTGCACTGCTGATGCCACCACCAGGCTGGAACCACATAGGGAGGGATCGACAGGAAgagttgggggtggagggtgagagagagagagagagcactagGCCATAGAGCAGGGCAGTGAGTTCTCAGCTCAGGTGGGAGGGGAGCTGTGACAAGGAAGAACCTCCCTGAGGAAACTGCCTCTTCTCCTTCCAGGTCTATATGAGAAACCTTCGCTTACAGCCCGGCCGGGCCCCACGGTTCGCACAGGAGAGAACGTGACCTTGTCCTGCAGCTCCCAGAGCTCCTTTGACATCTACCATCTATCCAGGGAGGGGGAAGCCCATGAACTTAGGCTCCCTGCAGTGCCCAGCATCAATGGAACATTCCAGGCCGACTTCCCTCTGGGTCCTGCCACCCACGGAGAGACCTACAGATGCTTCGGCTCTTTCCATGGATCTCCCTACGAGTGGTCAGACGCGAGTGACCCACTGCCTGTTTCTGTCACAGGTGAGGAAAGCCAATGTCTGTCCCATGTCCTATGGTCCTAGAGCCTTAGCTGAGGAGCTTCCTGCTGATGATGGAGAGAAGCATGGACAGATGTGGAGAGAAGATGCAGCATGGTGTGAGGGCGGGATCAGGGCACAGGATGGCAGACAGGGCACCTCCAAACCCTCCTGCATGGCCTGCATGGAAGCTTGCAGTAAGGGCTCCGGGTACCCAGGCAGATGGAGAAAGTGGTCAGGACAGACCCAGAGGAGGGAGACTGGGCTCAGTTTGGGGAGATCAGAGGTTCCCTCAGCCCCTCAACCTTACCCATTTCCCAGaagcccaccctggcctctcacCTACACAGAGATGTCATCACCAGCAACCCctacactttttcttttcctttgaaaaaatgcTGATTGAGGTTAAATATACCTATATAATTTATCaactttaccatttttaagtgtaaaatctAGGGATCATAAATACCTTTATatgctgtgtgcggtggctcacgcctgtaatctcagcattttgagacgccaaggcaggtggatcatttaaaATCAGgggctggagaccagcctggccaacatgggggaaCCAAtctttactaaaaagacaaaaaaaataaaattagccaggcatggtgccaggcgcctataatcccagcaacttgggaggctgaggcgggagagtggcttaaacccaggaggaggaggttgcagtgagctgagatcatgccactgcactgcagcctggtgacacagagagactctgtctctaaataaataaataaataaatacttttatattcttcttttgtTACCCTCCACCCCTTCCTTCCTAACCTCTGGTatccaccattctactctctaccttcatGAGGTCCACCTTTTACATCCTGCATGTGAGTAAGAAATGGCAATCCTTGTAATGACCTCTAGTCCATCCAtgtggttgcaaatgacaggacgTTACTCTTTCTATGGATGAGTTgtctccattgtgtgtatgtactacattctctctatccattcatccactgatgggcaGGTAGGTTGACTCCacatcttggctactgtgaacagtgctggaacagtcatgggagtgcagatgtcacTTCAATACACTGAAGtccttttctttgcatttacaCCCActagtggaattgctagatcctCTGGATGTTCtctttttaggttttgttttatgctttttgtttttttgacatagcgtttcactcttgttgcccaagctggagtgcaatggcaccacctgggctcactgcaacctctacctccaggattcaagtgattctccagcctcagcctcccgagtagttgggattactggtgcccgccaccaagcctggctgatttttgtatttttagtagagacggggtttcaccatgttagccaggctggtctcgaactcttgacctccagtgatctgcccacttcagcctcccaaggtgctgggattacaagcgtgagccacagtgcctaatctcttttcagtttttaagGAACTTCCATATTCTTCTCCTCtgtaatggctgtattaatttacattcctatcaacagtgtatcagggttctcctttctccaccaccttgccaacatttgttttGTCTGTCTCTGAGATAAAACCCATTGTAATGGggtgagatgatagctcattgtgacttcatttgcatttctctgatgattagtgatactgagcactttttcatatatgcaatgtatatatgttcatttgtatgttttgttcattgagaaatgtctgttcaggtcttttactaattttataattaaattattagttttattgaggtgtttgagcttcttttatattctagttattaatcccatctcagatgcatagtttgcaaatatttgctcccattctgtgggttttctcttcttCACTTCATTGGTTGCTTCCTTTGCGGTGCAGAAGCTGCTTGATTTGATATAATCCCAAtggtctattttttttgttgttgttgtgattACTTGTGTTTTTGAGGTTTTAAACAAAATGTCTTCCCTCAGACaaatgtcctggagcatttctcCAGTGTTTCCTTTTAGACATTTAATGGATTCAGGTcttaagtcattaatccattttcatc from Homo sapiens chromosome 19 genomic scaffold, GRCh38.p14 alternate locus group ALT_REF_LOCI_26 HSCHR19KIR_FH05_A_HAP_CTG3_1 harbors:
- the KIR2DL4 gene encoding killer cell immunoglobulin-like receptor 2DL4 isoform a precursor (isoform a precursor is encoded by transcript variant 1; The RefSeq protein has 2 substitutions compared to this genomic sequence) — protein: MSMSPTVIILACLGFFLDQSVWAHVGGQDKPFCSAWPSAVVPQGGHVTLRCHYRRGFNIFTLYKKDGVPVPELYNRIFWNSFLISPVTPAHAGTYRCRGFHPHSPTEWSAPSNPLVIMVTGLYEKPSLTARPGPTVRAGENVTLSCSSQSSFDIYHLSREGEAHELRLPAVPSINGTFQADFPLGPATHGETYRCFGSFHGSPYEWSDPSDPLPVSVTGNPSSSWPSPTEPSFKTGIARHLHAVIRYSVAIILFTILPFFLLHRWCSKKKNAAVMNQEPAGHRTVNREDSDEQDPQEVTYAQLDHCIFTQRKITGPSQRSKRPSTDTSVCIELPNAEPRALSPAHEHHSQALMGSSRETTALSQTQLASSNVPAAGI